A window from Bosea sp. ANAM02 encodes these proteins:
- a CDS encoding ABC transporter permease: protein MSAPSNPAQGTHPRRRLLDNPPHWTTVLAVIVIVAVIVMAVFAPQLANFEPTRLNAAMRLKPASDTYWLGTDSFGRDLYSRVVYGARVSLLVGAGVAIGAIVIGLPLGLIAGWYRGIDGVLMRMMDGLMAIPGILLAIAIVALVRGGLVTVIIAIMIPAIPQVVRLVRARVIAAREETYVDAAVLLGTRPAKLIRKHLLPTTIAPLIVQGTYMYASAILTEAALSFLGVGIGTEVPSWGNIMAEGRLYFAINPWLVFWPAIVLSLCILSINLLGDALRDRLDPKMQGRAP, encoded by the coding sequence ATGAGCGCTCCGTCGAACCCCGCGCAGGGCACGCATCCGCGTCGTCGCCTGCTCGACAACCCGCCGCACTGGACGACGGTGCTGGCTGTCATCGTCATCGTCGCGGTGATCGTGATGGCGGTGTTCGCGCCGCAGCTCGCCAATTTCGAGCCGACCAGGCTCAACGCCGCGATGCGCCTGAAGCCGGCCTCCGACACCTATTGGCTGGGCACGGATTCCTTCGGCCGCGACCTCTATTCGCGCGTCGTTTATGGCGCGCGGGTCTCGCTGCTTGTCGGTGCCGGTGTCGCGATCGGCGCGATCGTGATCGGCCTGCCGCTCGGCCTGATCGCCGGCTGGTATCGCGGCATCGACGGCGTGCTGATGCGGATGATGGACGGGCTGATGGCCATTCCCGGTATCCTGCTCGCCATCGCCATCGTCGCGCTGGTCCGCGGCGGGCTCGTCACCGTGATCATCGCGATCATGATCCCGGCGATCCCGCAGGTCGTGCGCCTCGTCCGGGCGCGGGTGATCGCGGCGCGCGAGGAGACCTATGTCGATGCCGCCGTGCTGCTCGGCACCCGCCCGGCCAAACTGATCCGCAAGCATCTGCTGCCGACCACGATCGCGCCGCTGATCGTGCAGGGCACCTATATGTATGCCTCCGCCATCCTGACCGAGGCCGCTCTCTCCTTCCTCGGCGTCGGCATCGGCACGGAGGTTCCGAGCTGGGGCAACATCATGGCCGAGGGTCGGCTCTATTTCGCGATCAATCCCTGGCTGGTGTTCTGGCCGGCGATCGTGCTCTCGCTCTGCATTCTCTCGATCAACCTGCTCGGCGACGCGCTGCGCGACCGGCTCGATCCGAAAATGCAGGGAAGGGCTCCGTGA
- a CDS encoding ABC transporter ATP-binding protein gives MATATIQPVLSVRDLRVATRGRRPSDILKGIGFDIHPGETLCLVGESGSGKSVTSLVAMDLLPRDELHATGGSVRLNGEDILTATPARTKALRGAEMAMIFQEPMTALNPVLTIGLQMDEVYWAHTKMRPKERKEAALAAFESVHLPDPQRIYDSYPHQLSGGQRQRVMIAMALALKPKLLIADEPTTALDVTTQKQILSLIRELQDKQNTAVLFITHDMGVVVDIADRVCVMCRGEIVETGPVEQVLGQPREAYTRDLLQSVPSLTPRAPRASSGGEAVLEIRNLEKTFSFGSLLGKLMGRESRSVRAVRDVSFGLARGRTLGIVGESGSGKSTVARCLMRLEHPTGGEIRVNGQDIANLQGQQALAPARRRVQMVFQDPNRSLNPRLRIGESLIEGPLNLGEDRETALKRAGELMEVVGLPSSSLERFPHQFSGGQRQRIAIARALMMEPEVIVADEAVSALDVSVQAQVLALLAEIQERRNLAVLFITHDLRVAAQICDEVMVMQRGSVVEMGPAAEVLGRPSHDYTRALIAAAPGRNWDFAAGRRIAGATA, from the coding sequence ATGGCGACCGCCACGATCCAGCCCGTCCTCTCCGTCCGCGACCTCAGGGTCGCGACGCGCGGACGCCGGCCCAGCGACATCCTGAAGGGCATCGGCTTCGACATCCATCCCGGCGAGACGCTCTGCCTCGTCGGCGAATCCGGCTCGGGCAAGTCGGTGACCTCGCTGGTCGCAATGGACCTGCTGCCGCGCGACGAATTGCACGCGACGGGGGGCTCGGTTCGGCTCAACGGCGAGGACATCCTGACCGCGACGCCGGCCCGGACCAAGGCGCTGCGCGGCGCCGAGATGGCGATGATCTTCCAGGAGCCGATGACGGCGCTGAACCCGGTGCTGACCATCGGCCTGCAGATGGACGAGGTCTATTGGGCGCATACGAAGATGCGGCCGAAGGAGCGCAAGGAGGCCGCGCTCGCAGCGTTCGAGTCCGTGCATCTGCCTGATCCCCAGCGCATCTACGACAGCTATCCGCATCAGCTTTCGGGCGGCCAGCGCCAGCGCGTGATGATCGCGATGGCGCTGGCCCTCAAGCCGAAGCTCCTGATCGCCGACGAGCCGACGACGGCGCTCGACGTCACCACGCAAAAACAAATCCTCAGCCTGATCCGCGAATTGCAGGACAAGCAGAACACCGCCGTCCTGTTCATCACCCACGATATGGGCGTGGTCGTCGACATCGCCGACCGGGTCTGTGTGATGTGTCGCGGCGAGATCGTCGAGACCGGCCCGGTCGAGCAGGTCCTGGGCCAGCCGCGCGAGGCCTATACGCGCGACCTGCTGCAATCCGTGCCGTCGCTGACGCCGCGCGCACCGCGCGCTTCGTCCGGGGGCGAGGCGGTGCTGGAGATCCGCAATCTCGAAAAGACCTTCAGCTTCGGCTCGTTGCTCGGAAAGCTGATGGGCCGCGAGAGCCGCAGCGTGCGCGCGGTGAGGGATGTCAGCTTCGGGCTGGCGCGCGGGCGTACGCTCGGCATCGTCGGCGAGAGCGGCTCCGGCAAATCGACGGTGGCGCGCTGCCTGATGCGGTTGGAGCATCCGACCGGCGGCGAAATCCGCGTCAACGGGCAGGATATCGCCAATCTGCAGGGCCAGCAGGCCCTGGCGCCGGCGCGGCGCCGCGTGCAGATGGTCTTCCAGGACCCGAACCGCTCGCTTAACCCGCGCCTGCGCATCGGCGAGAGCCTGATCGAGGGGCCGTTGAATCTCGGCGAGGATCGCGAGACCGCGCTGAAGCGCGCGGGCGAATTGATGGAGGTGGTCGGCCTGCCGAGCTCCAGCCTCGAACGTTTCCCGCACCAGTTCTCCGGCGGCCAGCGCCAGCGCATCGCGATCGCGCGCGCTCTGATGATGGAGCCGGAGGTGATCGTCGCCGACGAGGCGGTCTCGGCGCTCGACGTCTCCGTGCAGGCGCAGGTACTGGCGCTGCTGGCCGAAATCCAGGAGCGGCGCAATCTCGCCGTGCTGTTCATCACCCATGACCTGCGCGTCGCCGCCCAGATCTGCGACGAGGTGATGGTGATGCAGCGCGGTAGCGTCGTCGAGATGGGGCCGGCCGCCGAGGTTCTGGGCAGGCCAAGTCACGACTATACCCGTGCGCTGATCGCCGCGGCGCCGGGCCGGAACTGGGATTTCGCGGCCGGGCGCCGCATCGCTGGAGCGACCGCATGA
- a CDS encoding carbon-nitrogen hydrolase family protein, which yields MISASLVQMDVQSLAPAENFRRIHDFVAEEAAGGAQLILFPELANTGYVEPLVPGGPIVSDVPHFGAALYEACAAPDGEEIRALVALAAKHRTHLVIGLGLRDRLRAGVMRNASLLIGPEGVIGDYTKIHQWQNEKLFFSGGDSIDTYPVFGTRLGMQVCYDIRFPEITRILALQGASIVTSVWASFGAETAPVTDEALFIHRAYTRATENGVFFLSCNRSGSRGGQRFFGRSCAVAPDGRVLGALDHDREDVLRVEIDLAEVARYRSFTGIWVDRVPALYAKYLTPPAP from the coding sequence ATGATTTCCGCCAGCCTTGTCCAGATGGACGTCCAGTCTCTGGCGCCGGCCGAGAATTTCCGGCGCATCCATGATTTCGTGGCGGAGGAAGCGGCAGGGGGCGCGCAGCTCATCCTGTTCCCGGAGCTTGCCAATACCGGCTATGTCGAGCCGCTGGTACCGGGTGGCCCTATTGTCAGCGACGTCCCGCATTTCGGGGCGGCGCTCTACGAGGCCTGCGCCGCGCCGGATGGCGAGGAGATCAGAGCGCTCGTCGCGCTCGCTGCGAAGCATCGCACGCATCTCGTCATCGGGCTCGGCCTGCGCGATCGCCTGCGTGCCGGCGTGATGCGCAATGCCTCGCTGCTGATCGGGCCGGAAGGCGTGATCGGCGACTACACCAAGATCCATCAGTGGCAGAACGAGAAGCTGTTCTTCAGCGGCGGCGACAGCATCGACACCTATCCCGTCTTCGGCACGCGGCTCGGCATGCAGGTCTGCTACGATATCCGCTTCCCCGAGATCACCCGCATCCTCGCGCTTCAGGGCGCGAGCATCGTGACCTCGGTCTGGGCCTCCTTCGGGGCCGAGACCGCGCCGGTCACCGACGAGGCGCTGTTCATCCACCGCGCCTATACGCGGGCGACCGAGAACGGCGTGTTCTTCCTGAGCTGCAACCGCAGCGGCAGCCGTGGCGGGCAACGCTTCTTCGGCCGTTCCTGCGCGGTCGCGCCGGACGGCCGCGTGCTCGGCGCGCTCGATCATGATCGCGAGGACGTGCTGCGGGTCGAGATCGACCTGGCCGAGGTCGCGCGCTATCGCAGCTTCACGGGCATCTGGGTCGACCGCGTGCCTGCGCTCTACGCCAAGTACCTGACGCCTCCAGCCCCGTGA
- a CDS encoding carboxymuconolactone decarboxylase family protein, with translation MTTSPCPPIGDADWPEAIAEMKTGFAGALNVYRTMAHHPALLQAWAPLRQHIVKDSALGPVRSEVVILRAAHRMGSPYEWAHHVSRARVLGMSDARIAALRGEPQGEDGLIARAVDALFDDKRLSLAQEAELAAAIGRAAVFDLIATVGFYSVLGYLLMTYETPIDAAVAAEMTEQPLQP, from the coding sequence ATGACGACCTCTCCCTGCCCGCCGATCGGCGATGCCGACTGGCCCGAGGCGATCGCCGAGATGAAGACCGGCTTTGCCGGCGCGCTCAATGTCTACCGGACGATGGCGCATCATCCGGCCTTGCTGCAGGCCTGGGCGCCCTTGCGCCAGCACATCGTCAAGGACAGCGCCCTCGGGCCGGTGCGCTCGGAGGTGGTGATCCTGCGCGCCGCCCATCGCATGGGCTCGCCCTATGAATGGGCGCATCATGTCAGCCGGGCGCGGGTACTCGGCATGAGCGACGCCCGCATCGCCGCCTTGCGCGGCGAGCCGCAGGGCGAGGATGGGCTGATCGCCCGGGCGGTCGATGCGCTGTTCGACGACAAGCGCCTGTCGCTTGCGCAGGAGGCCGAGCTCGCCGCCGCGATCGGGCGTGCGGCGGTGTTCGATCTGATCGCGACGGTCGGCTTCTATTCGGTGCTCGGCTATCTGCTGATGACCTACGAGACGCCGATCGACGCCGCCGTCGCCGCCGAGATGACCGAGCAGCCCTTGCAGCCGTGA
- a CDS encoding manganese/iron ABC transporter ATP-binding protein, with translation MNAPIPGRSLPPLVEEGSGIAVTDATVTYRNGHTALRDASFRIPTGTIAALVGVNGSGKSTLFKAIMGFVRLARGDIRILGMTVREALRRNLIAYVPQAEEVDWTFPVLVEDVVMMGRYGHMGMMRIARAADHEAVAAALERVDMSAFRKRQIGELSGGQKKRVFLARALAQDSRVILLDEPFTGVDVKTEDQIIALLRELRAEGRVMLVSTHNLGSVPEFCDRTILIKGTVLAYGPTAETFTQENLQRAFGGVLRHFVLGDAGREGRAPVGVFTDDERPLILREGKATPREAEAPDGERQ, from the coding sequence GTGAACGCTCCCATTCCCGGCCGCTCGCTTCCGCCCCTGGTGGAGGAGGGCTCAGGGATTGCGGTGACCGACGCTACGGTCACCTATCGCAATGGGCATACCGCTCTCAGGGATGCGAGCTTTCGCATCCCTACCGGCACGATCGCGGCGCTCGTCGGCGTCAACGGCTCCGGCAAGTCGACGCTGTTCAAGGCGATCATGGGCTTCGTGCGCCTGGCCAGGGGCGATATCCGCATCCTCGGCATGACGGTGCGCGAGGCGCTGCGCCGCAACCTCATCGCCTATGTCCCGCAGGCCGAGGAGGTCGACTGGACCTTCCCGGTGCTGGTCGAGGATGTCGTGATGATGGGCCGCTACGGCCATATGGGCATGATGCGCATCGCCAGGGCGGCCGATCACGAGGCCGTCGCCGCCGCGCTCGAACGCGTCGATATGAGCGCCTTCCGCAAACGCCAGATCGGGGAACTCTCCGGCGGGCAGAAGAAGCGCGTCTTCCTCGCCCGTGCGCTCGCCCAGGACAGCCGCGTCATCCTGCTCGACGAGCCTTTCACCGGGGTCGACGTCAAGACCGAGGACCAGATCATCGCGCTGCTGCGGGAACTGAGGGCCGAGGGCCGTGTCATGCTGGTATCCACGCATAATCTCGGCTCCGTGCCGGAGTTCTGCGATCGCACCATCCTGATCAAGGGGACGGTGCTGGCCTATGGCCCGACGGCGGAGACCTTCACGCAGGAGAACCTGCAGCGTGCCTTCGGCGGCGTACTCCGGCATTTCGTGCTGGGCGATGCCGGCCGCGAGGGACGAGCGCCGGTCGGCGTCTTCACCGATGACGAGCGGCCACTGATCCTCCGGGAGGGCAAGGCGACGCCCCGGGAGGCCGAAGCCCCGGACGGAGAGCGGCAATGA
- the sitC gene encoding iron/manganese ABC transporter permease subunit SitC encodes MIAILLEPFAYGYMRNAMWISALVGGVCAFLSCYLMLKGWSLIGDALSHAIVPGVAGAYMLGLPFSVGAFFSGGLAAGAMLFLNQRTRLKEDAIIGLIFSSFFGLGLFMVSLSPTSVNIQTIVLGNVLAITPADTIQLAAIGFVSLAILLVKWKDLMVAFFDESHARSIGLNPTALKLMFFTLLSASTVAALQTVGAFLVICMVVTPGATAYLLTDRFPRLLMIAVAIGALTSFIGAYISYFLDGATGGIIVVLQTAIFLAAFFLAPKHGLLAARRRAACELEAG; translated from the coding sequence ATGATCGCCATCCTCCTCGAACCCTTCGCCTATGGCTATATGCGCAATGCGATGTGGATCTCGGCGCTGGTCGGCGGCGTCTGCGCCTTCCTGTCCTGCTATCTCATGCTGAAGGGCTGGTCGCTGATCGGCGATGCGCTCTCGCATGCGATCGTGCCGGGCGTGGCCGGCGCCTATATGCTGGGGCTGCCCTTCTCGGTCGGCGCCTTCTTCTCCGGCGGACTCGCGGCCGGCGCGATGCTCTTCCTGAACCAGCGCACGCGGCTGAAGGAGGACGCCATCATCGGCCTGATCTTCTCCAGTTTCTTCGGGCTCGGCCTGTTCATGGTCTCGCTCTCGCCGACCTCGGTGAACATCCAGACCATCGTGCTCGGCAATGTGCTCGCCATTACGCCAGCCGATACGATCCAGCTCGCGGCGATCGGTTTCGTCTCGCTCGCCATCCTGCTCGTCAAATGGAAGGACCTGATGGTCGCCTTTTTCGACGAGAGCCATGCGCGCTCGATCGGTCTCAACCCGACGGCGCTGAAGCTGATGTTCTTCACCCTGCTCTCGGCCTCGACCGTCGCGGCGCTGCAGACGGTCGGCGCCTTCCTCGTCATCTGCATGGTGGTCACGCCCGGTGCCACGGCCTACCTGCTGACCGACCGCTTTCCGCGTTTGCTGATGATCGCGGTCGCGATCGGCGCGCTGACGAGCTTCATCGGCGCCTATATCAGCTATTTTCTGGATGGGGCGACCGGCGGCATCATCGTCGTGCTGCAGACGGCGATCTTCCTCGCTGCCTTCTTCCTGGCGCCCAAGCATGGACTGCTGGCCGCCCGCCGCCGCGCCGCCTGCGAATTGGAGGCTGGCTGA
- a CDS encoding metal ABC transporter permease: MIVIETLLSPFRFDFMINALVISAIVAVPMALLSCFLVLKGWSLMGDAISHAVFPGVVLAYILGFPYAIGAFAAGMVCATATGFLKENSRIKQDTVMGVVFSGMFGLGLVLYVKIQSDVHLDHILFGDMLGVSGADIAGAAAIAAFTAAVIAVKWKDLLLHAFDPAQAQAIGLRVKLLHYGLLGLISLTIVGALQAVGIILAIAMLIAPGAIAFLLTRRFATMLLASVAIAVIGSLLGVYLSFFLDSAPAPTIVLLLSLVFVCALVLSSRRVPEAST; encoded by the coding sequence ATGATCGTCATCGAGACGCTGCTGTCGCCCTTCCGGTTCGACTTCATGATCAATGCGCTGGTGATCTCGGCGATCGTCGCCGTGCCGATGGCGCTCTTGTCCTGTTTCCTCGTGCTGAAAGGCTGGTCGCTGATGGGCGATGCGATCAGCCATGCCGTGTTTCCCGGCGTGGTCCTCGCCTATATCCTCGGCTTTCCCTATGCGATCGGCGCTTTCGCCGCCGGCATGGTCTGCGCCACCGCGACCGGCTTCCTGAAGGAGAACAGTCGGATCAAGCAGGATACGGTGATGGGCGTGGTCTTCTCCGGCATGTTCGGGCTCGGCCTCGTGCTCTACGTCAAGATCCAGTCCGATGTGCATCTCGACCATATCCTCTTCGGCGACATGCTCGGTGTTTCCGGGGCCGACATTGCCGGGGCTGCCGCGATCGCGGCATTCACGGCGGCGGTGATCGCCGTCAAGTGGAAGGATCTCCTGCTGCATGCCTTCGACCCGGCGCAGGCGCAGGCTATCGGCCTGCGGGTGAAGCTGCTGCATTACGGCCTGCTCGGCCTGATCTCGCTGACCATCGTCGGAGCGCTGCAGGCCGTCGGCATCATCCTCGCCATCGCCATGCTGATCGCGCCCGGCGCCATCGCCTTCCTGCTGACCCGCCGCTTTGCCACGATGCTGCTGGCCTCGGTCGCCATCGCCGTGATCGGCTCGCTGCTCGGCGTCTATCTCTCGTTCTTCCTCGACAGCGCGCCCGCGCCGACGATCGTGCTGCTTTTGTCGCTCGTCTTCGTCTGCGCGCTCGTACTTTCGAGCCGGAGAGTGCCCGAAGCGTCGACGTAG
- the ltaE gene encoding low-specificity L-threonine aldolase — MIVDDFRSDTVTRPGEGMRAAMAAAEVGDAVYDDCQTTKRLEAMTAERLGKEAALFFPTGTQANLAGLMAHCGRGEEYIVGQMAHTYRLEGGGAAVLGSIQPQPLPNEADGTIALEAIANAIKPNDFHFAMTRLLALENTFNGIVLPDAYLEAATGLARSRGLATHLDGARLMNAAAASNRDAAWIAGQFDTVSLCLSKGLGAPMGSILVGPKDFIAKARRIRKMLGGGMRQTGVVAAAAIYALDHNVARLGEDHRRAAALAEVLGRFPELGAGPARTNMVFMSPKALDTAAFAAFLRERGIAVSGRYGTLRWVTHLDVGDAAIARVAEACERFFDGQQASATSKARA, encoded by the coding sequence ATGATCGTGGATGATTTCCGCTCGGATACGGTGACGCGCCCCGGCGAGGGCATGCGTGCCGCCATGGCGGCGGCGGAAGTCGGCGACGCTGTCTATGACGACTGCCAGACGACCAAGCGGCTGGAGGCGATGACCGCCGAGCGTCTCGGCAAGGAAGCGGCCTTGTTCTTCCCCACCGGCACGCAGGCCAACCTCGCCGGTTTGATGGCCCATTGCGGCCGCGGCGAGGAATATATCGTCGGCCAGATGGCCCATACCTATCGCCTCGAAGGCGGCGGCGCGGCTGTGCTCGGCTCCATCCAGCCGCAGCCTCTGCCCAATGAGGCCGACGGCACGATCGCGCTCGAGGCCATCGCCAACGCGATCAAGCCGAACGACTTCCATTTCGCGATGACCCGCCTGCTGGCGCTGGAGAACACCTTCAACGGGATCGTGCTGCCCGATGCCTATCTGGAAGCTGCGACCGGGCTTGCCCGCTCGCGCGGTCTCGCCACCCATCTCGACGGCGCCCGCCTGATGAACGCCGCCGCGGCCAGCAACCGTGACGCCGCCTGGATCGCAGGGCAGTTCGACACCGTGTCGCTCTGTCTGTCCAAGGGTTTGGGCGCACCGATGGGCTCGATCCTCGTCGGCCCGAAGGATTTCATCGCGAAGGCCCGCCGCATCCGCAAGATGCTGGGCGGCGGCATGCGTCAGACCGGGGTAGTCGCGGCCGCTGCGATCTACGCGCTTGACCATAATGTCGCCAGGCTCGGCGAGGACCACCGGCGCGCCGCCGCTCTCGCCGAGGTTCTCGGGCGTTTCCCGGAACTCGGCGCAGGGCCTGCCCGCACCAATATGGTGTTCATGTCTCCCAAGGCGCTCGACACCGCCGCCTTCGCGGCCTTCCTGCGCGAGCGCGGCATCGCCGTCAGCGGGCGCTACGGCACGCTGCGCTGGGTCACCCATCTCGATGTCGGCGACGCGGCGATCGCCCGCGTGGCGGAAGCCTGCGAGCGCTTCTTCGACGGGCAGCAGGCGTCCGCCACGTCGAAGGCCCGGGCCTGA
- a CDS encoding L-serine ammonia-lyase: protein MFLSVFDVFKIGIGPSSSHTMGPMTAAGHFLDLLRLAPARDRAAAVKATLYGSLAFTGKGHATDRAVALGLLGWTPAAFDFDAAERQLDELGRSHLLRHDGLPPLVFDPATDIVFDYGPPLPGHANGLVFSARDSAGTELVSETYYSIGGGFVVTAREREAPTAGDAEAASWPYPFANAATMLRMARDSGLSIAAMKRANEIHRQSPEEVDSGLARLWSVMNDCIERGLCQEGELPGGLRVRRRAARIHRQLAAERLANRAQPHASTDWLSVYAMAVNEENAAGGRVVTSPTNGAAGVVPAVLRYYLDHCVGAEPEKVADFLLTAAAIGGLIKHNASISGAEAGCQGEVGSAAAMAAAGLCAVLGGTPAQIENAAEIALEHHLGMTCDPAAGLVQVPCIERNGIGAIKAVAAASLALRGDGSHFMPLDNCIEAMRQTGEAMNERFKETSLGGLAVNLPEC from the coding sequence ATGTTCCTGAGCGTATTCGACGTCTTCAAGATCGGCATCGGACCGTCGTCCTCGCACACGATGGGGCCGATGACGGCGGCAGGGCATTTCCTCGACCTGCTCCGGCTGGCCCCCGCACGCGACCGGGCCGCGGCCGTGAAGGCGACGCTCTACGGCTCGCTCGCCTTCACCGGAAAGGGCCATGCCACCGACCGTGCCGTGGCGCTCGGCCTGCTCGGCTGGACACCGGCCGCCTTCGATTTCGACGCGGCCGAACGCCAGCTCGACGAGCTCGGCCGCAGCCATCTGCTGCGCCATGACGGTCTGCCACCGCTGGTCTTCGACCCTGCGACCGACATCGTCTTCGATTACGGGCCTCCGCTGCCCGGCCATGCCAACGGCCTCGTCTTCAGCGCCCGCGATTCAGCCGGGACCGAGCTTGTGTCCGAGACCTATTATTCGATCGGCGGCGGCTTCGTGGTGACGGCGCGGGAGCGCGAGGCGCCGACGGCGGGCGATGCCGAGGCAGCGTCATGGCCCTATCCGTTCGCCAATGCGGCGACGATGCTGCGCATGGCCCGTGATAGCGGGCTTTCCATCGCGGCGATGAAGCGCGCCAACGAAATCCATCGCCAATCGCCTGAAGAGGTCGATAGCGGCCTCGCGCGTCTCTGGTCGGTGATGAACGACTGTATCGAGCGCGGCCTGTGCCAGGAGGGTGAATTGCCCGGTGGCCTGCGCGTGCGCCGCAGGGCGGCGCGCATCCACCGGCAGCTCGCGGCCGAAAGGCTCGCCAACCGCGCGCAGCCGCATGCCTCGACGGACTGGCTCAGCGTCTATGCGATGGCGGTTAACGAGGAGAATGCGGCCGGCGGCCGGGTGGTGACCTCGCCGACCAACGGCGCCGCGGGCGTCGTGCCCGCCGTGCTGCGCTATTATCTCGACCATTGCGTCGGTGCGGAACCGGAAAAGGTCGCCGATTTCCTGCTGACGGCGGCGGCGATCGGCGGATTGATCAAGCACAATGCCTCGATCTCAGGGGCCGAGGCCGGCTGCCAGGGCGAGGTCGGCTCCGCCGCCGCTATGGCCGCGGCCGGGCTCTGCGCCGTGCTCGGCGGCACACCCGCCCAGATCGAGAATGCCGCCGAGATCGCGCTGGAGCACCATCTCGGCATGACCTGCGATCCGGCGGCGGGATTGGTCCAGGTACCCTGCATCGAGCGCAACGGCATCGGCGCGATCAAGGCTGTGGCTGCCGCGTCGCTGGCGCTGCGCGGCGACGGCTCGCATTTCATGCCGCTGGACAATTGCATCGAGGCGATGCGCCAGACCGGCGAGGCCATGAACGAACGTTTCAAGGAAACCAGCCTCGGTGGCCTTGCGGTCAACCTGCCGGAATGCTGA
- the ggt gene encoding gamma-glutamyltransferase has translation MKNAMVVAPQPEAAEAGAEVLERGGNAIDAAIACAFMQGVVDPLMCGIGGFGSMQVYMPRRGIHEIVEFYAKAPLAATPDMWLQHLQGQTRDGFAFLLKGGINEFGHLAVCTPGSVKGYAYALSQFGTMDWRDVMAPAIRQAHEDVLVRPHMHWFWSQDQSGGGEVNTGDKLRYSGTGRAVFFRPDGSPKRVGDTLANPDLAATLEHLAKSGPDDFYHGALAARMAADFVAQGGLISERDFAAYELSVAEPIWGSYRGHRISTSPPPASGMSMLEMLHILENFEIGALRHGSAEHITLLAEAMRRMTIDKDRFMGDPAYVDVPVDRLISKEHAAEQAEAIRRGERAVINRLDKSQRETTHVTVVDREGNAVALTHTLGSPSGAITDGLGFIYNGTMSRFDPRPGRAASIAPGKRRASSAAPTIVFDGDTPRIVIGAPGGSYIAPAVAQGIMNMIDFGMSPFEAVAAPRVMAVSNMIDISNRIRRSVGAELTAAGYEVKRSAQTFPFAALHAIGIVDGLCSGGADPQRDGMAISV, from the coding sequence ATGAAGAATGCGATGGTGGTCGCGCCGCAGCCCGAAGCGGCAGAGGCCGGCGCTGAGGTTCTCGAACGCGGCGGCAACGCCATCGACGCCGCCATCGCCTGCGCCTTCATGCAGGGCGTGGTCGATCCGCTGATGTGCGGGATCGGCGGCTTCGGCTCGATGCAGGTCTATATGCCCCGCCGTGGCATCCATGAGATCGTGGAATTCTACGCCAAGGCTCCGCTCGCCGCGACGCCGGACATGTGGCTGCAGCATCTGCAGGGCCAGACGCGGGACGGCTTCGCCTTCCTGCTCAAGGGCGGCATCAACGAGTTCGGCCATCTCGCCGTCTGTACGCCGGGCAGCGTCAAGGGCTATGCCTATGCCCTTTCGCAGTTCGGCACGATGGACTGGCGCGACGTGATGGCGCCGGCGATCCGGCAGGCGCATGAGGATGTGCTCGTGCGCCCGCACATGCACTGGTTCTGGAGCCAGGACCAGAGCGGCGGCGGCGAGGTCAATACCGGCGACAAGCTGCGCTATAGCGGCACGGGGCGCGCCGTGTTCTTCCGGCCGGACGGCAGCCCGAAGCGCGTCGGCGACACACTGGCCAATCCCGATCTCGCGGCGACGCTCGAACATCTCGCGAAAAGCGGCCCGGACGATTTCTACCACGGCGCGCTGGCGGCCCGGATGGCGGCGGATTTCGTCGCGCAGGGCGGACTGATCAGCGAGCGCGACTTCGCGGCCTACGAACTCTCGGTCGCCGAACCGATCTGGGGCTCCTATCGTGGCCACCGCATCTCGACGAGCCCGCCGCCCGCCAGCGGCATGTCGATGCTGGAGATGCTGCATATCCTCGAGAATTTCGAGATCGGCGCGCTCAGGCACGGCAGCGCCGAGCACATCACGCTGCTCGCCGAGGCGATGCGGCGCATGACCATCGACAAGGACCGTTTCATGGGCGACCCGGCCTATGTCGACGTGCCCGTCGATCGCTTGATCTCGAAGGAGCATGCGGCCGAACAGGCCGAGGCGATCCGGCGCGGCGAGCGTGCAGTCATCAACCGGCTCGACAAGTCGCAGCGCGAGACCACCCATGTCACCGTCGTCGACCGCGAGGGCAACGCCGTGGCGCTGACCCATACGCTCGGCAGCCCGTCCGGCGCGATTACCGACGGGCTCGGCTTCATCTATAACGGCACGATGAGCCGCTTCGACCCGCGCCCGGGCCGGGCGGCCTCGATCGCGCCCGGCAAGCGCCGCGCCTCCTCGGCCGCGCCGACCATCGTCTTCGACGGAGACACACCGCGCATCGTCATCGGCGCGCCTGGCGGCAGCTATATCGCGCCGGCGGTCGCACAGGGCATCATGAACATGATCGATTTCGGCATGTCGCCCTTCGAGGCCGTCGCGGCGCCCCGCGTCATGGCCGTGTCGAACATGATCGACATCTCCAACCGCATCCGCCGCAGCGTCGGCGCCGAGCTCACGGCGGCAGGCTATGAGGTCAAGCGCTCCGCCCAGACATTTCCTTTCGCCGCCCTTCACGCGATCGGAATCGTCGACGGGCTGTGCTCCGGCGGGGCCGATCCGCAGCGCGACGGCATGGCGATCTCCGTTTGA